In Leptospira ellinghausenii, the following proteins share a genomic window:
- a CDS encoding fumarate hydratase has product MPDFFYADPFPLKEDTTEYKLLTKDFVSTVPFGDKEILKVEPEGLTFLAEKAMEDVSFYLRTAHLEKVRKILDDPEATPNDRFVAMALLKNAVIAADKQLPSCQDTGTGIVMAKKGEYVITGGDDAEALSRGIYNTYVNRNLRYSQVVPLTMYEEVNSGSNLPAQIDIYATPGDKYSFLFLAKGGGSANKTYLFQETKALLNPTSLEKFIADKVSNLGTAACPPYHIAVVIGGTSAEANLKTVKLASAGYLDHLPTKGDKFGSAFRDIELEEKMLAAAQKSGIGAQFGGKYLAHDFKVIRLPRHGASCPVGLGVSCSADRNIKAKITKDGIYLEKLEYDPAKFLPTIDEVDSSAESVHIDLNQPMPEILKVLSKYPVKTRVMLSGRLVVARDIAHAKLKEKLDKGEPLPEYFKNHPVYYAGPAKTPEGMPSGSFGPTTAGRMDSYVPVFQEKGFSMITLAKGNRSKVVTDSCKKNGGFYLGSIGGPAALLAKENIKKVEVLDFPELGMEAVWSIDVENFPAFIVVDDKGNDFFQMLN; this is encoded by the coding sequence ATGCCAGATTTTTTTTACGCCGACCCTTTCCCTTTAAAAGAAGACACCACTGAATACAAATTATTAACTAAAGATTTTGTAAGCACTGTCCCCTTTGGTGATAAAGAAATTCTAAAAGTGGAACCAGAAGGCCTTACCTTTCTTGCAGAAAAAGCAATGGAAGATGTTTCTTTTTATCTAAGAACAGCACACCTGGAAAAAGTTCGCAAAATTTTAGACGACCCGGAAGCAACACCAAATGATCGTTTTGTGGCAATGGCTCTCCTTAAAAATGCAGTGATTGCGGCAGACAAACAACTTCCGTCCTGCCAAGATACAGGAACAGGTATTGTTATGGCAAAAAAAGGGGAGTATGTCATCACTGGGGGTGACGACGCAGAAGCACTCTCTCGCGGAATTTATAATACCTATGTCAATCGTAACCTTCGTTATTCGCAGGTAGTCCCGTTAACTATGTATGAAGAAGTGAATTCTGGATCCAACTTACCTGCTCAAATTGATATTTACGCAACTCCAGGTGATAAGTATAGTTTTCTCTTTTTAGCAAAAGGTGGTGGATCAGCTAACAAAACGTACTTATTCCAAGAAACAAAGGCATTACTCAATCCAACATCTCTCGAAAAATTTATAGCTGATAAAGTATCAAACTTAGGTACTGCAGCTTGCCCTCCGTATCATATAGCAGTTGTCATTGGCGGCACCTCTGCTGAAGCAAATTTGAAGACCGTAAAACTTGCATCAGCTGGTTATTTGGATCATTTACCGACAAAGGGAGACAAATTTGGATCAGCTTTCCGAGACATTGAATTAGAAGAAAAAATGCTCGCTGCTGCTCAGAAATCAGGAATTGGAGCTCAGTTTGGTGGAAAGTATTTGGCACATGATTTTAAGGTGATCCGTTTGCCACGGCATGGTGCTTCTTGTCCTGTGGGACTTGGAGTGAGTTGTAGTGCGGATCGAAACATCAAAGCAAAAATTACAAAAGATGGAATCTATTTAGAAAAACTAGAATACGACCCTGCAAAATTTTTACCTACCATTGATGAAGTCGATTCCAGTGCCGAATCAGTGCATATTGATTTAAACCAACCCATGCCTGAAATTTTAAAAGTTCTCTCAAAATATCCAGTTAAAACGCGTGTTATGTTGTCTGGTCGTCTTGTTGTGGCACGTGATATTGCTCACGCGAAACTAAAAGAAAAGTTAGATAAGGGTGAACCACTTCCAGAGTATTTTAAAAACCATCCAGTGTATTATGCAGGTCCAGCAAAAACTCCAGAAGGGATGCCGTCAGGTTCCTTCGGTCCAACGACTGCCGGTCGTATGGATAGTTATGTGCCTGTGTTTCAAGAAAAAGGTTTTTCGATGATCACTCTTGCGAAAGGAAATCGATCAAAGGTAGTGACCGATAGCTGCAAAAAAAATGGAGGATTTTATCTTGGATCCATCGGTGGTCCTGCGGCATTACTCGCAAAAGAAAACATCAAAAAAGTAGAAGTATTGGATTTTCCTGAATTAGGAATGGAAGCAGTTTGGTCCATTGATGTGGAAAATTTTCCTGCCTTCATCGTTGTTGATGATAAGGGAAATGACTTCTTTCAGATGTTAAATTAA
- a CDS encoding SRPBCC domain-containing protein gives MCKTIKQKVKFKASPETIYEYISDSKKLTNLTGEIAIIGQKVGSSFSIMKGKVTGIIVDFLPAKRMVQAWRRLDFPEGIFSMASFTLRETPDCGTELILTHRGVPKELIPEVEQDWKGNFWDKIHKEIQSKKSIPGS, from the coding sequence ATGTGTAAAACAATCAAACAGAAAGTAAAATTCAAAGCTTCTCCTGAAACGATCTACGAATATATTTCAGATTCAAAAAAGCTGACTAATCTTACAGGTGAAATCGCAATCATCGGCCAAAAAGTTGGTAGCTCTTTTTCGATCATGAAAGGAAAGGTGACCGGTATCATAGTTGATTTTTTACCAGCAAAACGAATGGTTCAGGCATGGCGAAGGTTAGATTTTCCAGAAGGAATTTTTTCTATGGCTTCTTTTACACTTAGAGAAACTCCAGATTGCGGAACGGAACTTATCTTAACCCATCGAGGTGTACCAAAGGAGTTAATTCCTGAAGTTGAACAAGACTGGAAAGGGAATTTTTGGGATAAAATTCACAAAGAGATTCAATCTAAAAAATCAATTCCAGGGTCTTAA
- the fumC gene encoding class II fumarate hydratase, with protein sequence MKSRIETDSMGEIEVTNSRYWGAQTERSLQYFQIGKDKFPREMIRALGLIKKHAAIINTELGLLEESKSKLIVKAATEVIEGLLDDHFPLSVWQTGSGTQTNMNANEVIANRANEMFGSPLGSKSPIHPNDDVNKGQSSNDVFPTAMHIASAEMIIHHLVPNLKFLESKLKEKSEKFQHIIKIGRTHLQDATPLTLGQEFSGYTQQLTYSLDRIHRVLPSLYRIALGGTAVGTGLNTHPNFSSKMAKTLANETGIPFSSAPNKFEALAANDSLVEVSGILKTIAASLMKIANDIRWLSSGPRSGIGEIKIPENEPGSSIMPGKVNPTQSEALTMVCAQVIGNDVAVNIGGASGNFELNVFKPLIIFNVLNSIRLLSDASLSFAKHCVDGIEANESKIQSNLDNSLMLVTALNPHIGYDKAAKIAKLAYVENLSLKEAGIQLGFLTAEEFDTWVKPNEMV encoded by the coding sequence ATGAAATCAAGAATCGAAACCGACTCTATGGGAGAAATCGAAGTAACGAATTCTCGGTATTGGGGAGCCCAAACTGAACGTTCCCTTCAATACTTTCAAATTGGGAAAGACAAGTTTCCAAGAGAGATGATTCGTGCTTTGGGACTAATCAAAAAACACGCAGCTATCATAAATACTGAACTTGGACTATTAGAGGAATCAAAATCAAAGCTAATCGTAAAAGCCGCAACAGAAGTCATTGAAGGTTTGTTAGACGATCATTTCCCCCTTTCTGTTTGGCAAACTGGCTCTGGGACACAAACCAATATGAATGCCAATGAAGTGATTGCGAATCGTGCGAATGAAATGTTTGGAAGTCCACTTGGCTCCAAATCACCCATCCATCCTAATGATGATGTGAACAAAGGGCAAAGTTCCAATGATGTCTTTCCAACTGCCATGCATATTGCTTCTGCAGAAATGATAATCCATCACCTTGTACCAAATCTAAAATTCTTAGAATCGAAACTCAAAGAAAAATCTGAAAAATTCCAACACATCATTAAAATAGGAAGGACTCATTTACAAGATGCAACCCCTCTTACGCTAGGGCAGGAATTTTCTGGGTATACACAACAATTGACTTATAGTTTAGATCGTATCCACCGTGTATTACCTTCACTTTACAGAATTGCTCTCGGTGGGACTGCTGTGGGAACTGGCCTAAATACTCATCCAAACTTCTCCTCCAAAATGGCAAAAACCTTGGCAAATGAAACAGGAATTCCTTTTTCATCAGCTCCTAATAAATTTGAAGCACTTGCCGCCAACGATTCGTTAGTGGAGGTGAGTGGCATTTTAAAAACCATCGCTGCGTCTTTGATGAAAATCGCAAACGACATTCGTTGGTTGTCTTCTGGACCAAGATCTGGGATTGGTGAAATTAAAATTCCCGAAAACGAACCTGGATCTTCCATCATGCCTGGGAAGGTAAATCCAACACAGTCCGAAGCATTGACTATGGTTTGTGCACAAGTGATTGGAAATGATGTCGCTGTGAACATAGGAGGTGCTTCTGGAAATTTTGAACTCAATGTATTCAAACCACTGATTATCTTCAATGTCCTAAATTCAATACGGTTACTATCAGATGCAAGTCTCTCTTTCGCCAAACATTGTGTTGATGGAATAGAGGCAAATGAATCCAAAATACAATCCAATTTAGACAACTCACTGATGTTAGTCACAGCACTGAATCCACATATTGGTTACGACAAAGCAGCTAAAATTGCAAAACTTGCTTATGTTGAAAACCTGTCCTTAAAAGAAGCAGGGATCCAATTAGGATTTTTGACGGCAGAAGAGTTTGATACTTGGGTAAAACCAAATGAGATGGTATGA
- a CDS encoding sigma-54 interaction domain-containing protein, which translates to MEIYLTLYSLGRLGSAIFAILIFLFLTRRWKKNDSGTHWFTFYFLFLILFNIGYIFGYSFFSEIGSFGWVFACFFAFAAVARLQIAYTFPTEFAAKERKWVLWIGLLLSSIAFVDYLIHFRSIVHFQFSIHSYGSRYSSFLVPFVGFISYFLSIIVSFRRIVKKITTLKRTKRSFQFRKSFFDREILITISLIVITFFEFFLTSFYFLGYVQYISTSILAEVMNLGILFIFSSYALVYTSSTVGRTGFIPRLLGFILVFLIFFSTLVSRYYERKSLELYKQTLESGINPIPKIIISKLDFDKYKIGKVSDYYFDGIFYFVKLENHLYFAVFNPHSHEFLIYDYLVYRQFLHQLLLPSFYFQFFAMIFVITVFPIVFKISFVFPLNQLIKDIQFELLRDKKFKNNHSEEDRFELTNLKNAFLRIGDMIRNAKKELEEVSKPLDVIEIYINENPKEIKIGNHTLIYKSNSFDKTIHEVYQASRYPHPVTITGETGCGKELVAKLIHQSSEYKEGPFLAINCATLPESLWEAEIFGAKKGSYTDSKADRKGRIEEASGGSIFFDEIGEMPISIQAKMLRLLQENKFVPIGANVEQNVQCRFIFATNQNLDELVKKKLFREDLLYRIKVFHIHLIPLRERLEDIPHLLHFFISRFQAKFNRIEPKFTDEAMSQILSYHWPGNIRELENFVTRIMSQSSKDVLQPSDILQFLTHGTQNAFLIRTTENPFLRIGLEEEIKDLTKNRIFQALKEENGNITRAAERLDLKRTTLLYKMKELGIVDKKSNF; encoded by the coding sequence ATGGAAATTTATCTTACCTTATATTCATTAGGAAGACTAGGATCTGCTATTTTTGCGATCTTAATTTTTCTCTTTTTAACACGGCGATGGAAAAAGAACGATTCTGGGACTCATTGGTTTACATTCTACTTTCTATTTCTGATTTTATTTAATATAGGTTATATTTTTGGTTATTCCTTTTTTTCTGAAATTGGATCATTTGGTTGGGTATTCGCATGTTTTTTTGCCTTTGCTGCCGTTGCAAGGTTACAAATTGCATATACATTTCCAACTGAATTTGCAGCGAAAGAAAGGAAGTGGGTCCTATGGATAGGATTACTTCTAAGTTCCATTGCCTTTGTCGATTATCTAATTCATTTTAGAAGTATCGTTCATTTTCAATTTTCAATTCATAGTTATGGCAGTCGATATTCTTCATTTTTGGTTCCATTTGTTGGTTTTATATCATATTTTCTTAGTATCATAGTGAGCTTTAGGAGAATTGTAAAAAAAATAACAACGCTCAAAAGAACAAAGAGATCATTTCAATTTCGAAAATCTTTTTTCGATCGAGAAATTTTAATCACAATCAGTTTGATTGTGATAACTTTTTTTGAATTTTTTTTAACTAGTTTCTATTTTCTTGGATATGTTCAATATATCTCGACTTCGATTCTAGCCGAAGTAATGAATTTGGGAATTCTATTCATTTTCTCTAGTTACGCACTTGTTTATACGAGCTCAACGGTAGGCAGGACTGGATTTATACCTAGACTTCTTGGTTTCATTTTAGTTTTTCTTATTTTCTTTTCTACATTGGTATCAAGATATTATGAGAGAAAGAGTTTAGAATTATACAAACAAACCTTAGAATCTGGGATAAACCCAATTCCAAAAATTATAATTTCCAAGTTGGATTTTGATAAATATAAAATTGGGAAAGTATCGGATTATTATTTTGATGGAATATTTTATTTTGTAAAATTAGAGAATCATTTATATTTTGCAGTTTTTAATCCACATAGCCATGAATTTTTAATTTATGATTATTTAGTATATAGACAATTTTTACATCAATTATTATTACCTTCTTTTTATTTTCAATTCTTTGCAATGATTTTTGTGATTACAGTTTTTCCAATTGTATTCAAAATCAGTTTTGTATTCCCTTTAAATCAGTTAATAAAAGATATACAATTCGAACTTTTAAGAGATAAAAAATTTAAAAATAATCATTCAGAAGAAGACAGGTTTGAATTAACCAATTTAAAGAATGCTTTCCTTCGAATTGGTGATATGATACGTAACGCAAAAAAGGAATTAGAAGAAGTATCTAAACCGCTTGATGTCATTGAAATTTATATCAATGAAAATCCAAAAGAAATAAAGATTGGGAATCACACTTTAATTTATAAAAGTAATTCTTTTGATAAAACCATTCATGAAGTTTACCAAGCCAGTCGATACCCACATCCTGTCACGATTACAGGTGAGACAGGCTGTGGAAAAGAGTTAGTAGCCAAATTAATCCATCAGTCGAGCGAATATAAAGAAGGACCATTTCTTGCCATTAATTGTGCAACACTCCCAGAGTCATTGTGGGAGGCTGAAATTTTTGGTGCAAAAAAAGGATCATATACGGATTCAAAAGCTGATAGAAAAGGTAGGATTGAAGAGGCATCAGGGGGATCAATTTTTTTTGATGAGATTGGTGAGATGCCAATTTCTATCCAAGCCAAAATGCTTCGTTTACTCCAAGAAAATAAGTTTGTACCAATTGGCGCCAATGTGGAACAAAACGTTCAATGCCGCTTCATTTTTGCAACAAATCAAAATTTAGATGAGTTAGTGAAAAAGAAATTATTTCGAGAAGATCTATTGTACAGGATTAAAGTATTCCATATTCATTTAATTCCATTAAGAGAAAGACTAGAAGATATACCGCATTTGTTGCATTTTTTTATTTCCCGATTTCAGGCAAAGTTCAATCGTATCGAACCAAAATTCACTGATGAAGCAATGAGTCAGATTTTAAGTTATCATTGGCCAGGGAATATAAGAGAACTCGAAAATTTTGTGACAAGAATCATGTCTCAATCATCAAAAGACGTATTACAACCTTCCGACATTTTGCAATTCTTAACACATGGAACTCAGAATGCGTTTCTAATTCGAACAACCGAAAATCCATTCTTACGAATCGGTTTAGAAGAAGAGATAAAAGATCTGACAAAGAACCGTATTTTCCAAGCCTTGAAAGAAGAAAATGGAAACATCACAAGGGCTGCCGAAAGATTGGATTTGAAAAGAACTACTCTGCTCTACAAAATGAAAGAGTTAGGAATCGTAGATAAGAAGTCAAATTTTTGA
- a CDS encoding DUF4785 family immunoglobulin-like domain-containing protein — translation MLKNDSSINAYSYNEAEGHAVNIEQVIEDYLVWSEYPPDSRPLSESHTDILNPIQIPVTNQSLPIVENGKVIDSGYSCIFQPEHHTVTESLTMRVFLSCNRTGKIEKERIKLVSSELVGKAGNQSIFPPSIDGNDSGNEGDSKAGDLIYTYRFIPRFTDWGDFYLTTKFQISSDPKNQIHTLTHHFFSSPVAPAKFTGKFDDYIKDGSLSIDFELNVVEKGRYTIEANLLTNDDEPIVYARKDQKLEIGKQKVTLLFFGKAIVKRRESGPYKITFLRGELNTDVIQEDLLLKSPSEVDRILKSIHDDRPKKKIIPYYTGSIETKSYSLSEFSEKSYDSEEKRNRLSELNLIKDKMVP, via the coding sequence ATGTTAAAGAATGATTCAAGTATCAATGCTTACTCATACAATGAGGCAGAAGGGCATGCAGTAAATATTGAACAAGTAATTGAAGATTATTTAGTATGGTCAGAATACCCACCTGATAGTCGTCCACTTTCAGAATCACATACTGATATTTTAAATCCAATCCAGATTCCAGTGACAAATCAAAGTTTACCAATCGTCGAAAATGGAAAAGTGATTGATTCAGGTTATTCTTGTATCTTCCAACCTGAACACCATACGGTCACAGAATCATTAACAATGAGAGTTTTTCTAAGCTGTAACCGAACTGGTAAAATTGAAAAAGAAAGAATAAAATTAGTATCGAGTGAACTCGTTGGAAAAGCAGGGAATCAATCCATTTTTCCGCCTTCCATTGATGGAAATGATAGTGGAAATGAAGGCGATAGTAAAGCAGGTGATTTGATTTATACCTATCGTTTTATCCCTAGGTTTACGGACTGGGGGGATTTTTATTTAACAACGAAATTTCAAATTTCATCTGATCCAAAAAATCAAATCCATACATTAACCCATCATTTTTTCTCTTCTCCTGTTGCCCCTGCCAAGTTCACAGGAAAATTTGATGACTATATAAAAGATGGTTCTTTATCCATTGATTTTGAATTAAACGTTGTCGAAAAAGGTCGATATACAATAGAAGCCAATTTATTAACGAATGATGATGAACCAATCGTGTATGCCCGTAAGGATCAAAAGTTAGAAATAGGAAAACAAAAAGTAACTTTATTATTCTTTGGAAAAGCAATTGTGAAACGGAGAGAATCTGGTCCTTATAAAATCACTTTTTTGAGAGGAGAATTAAATACCGACGTAATTCAGGAAGATTTACTCTTAAAATCACCATCAGAAGTAGATCGAATTTTAAAATCGATTCATGATGATAGACCTAAAAAAAAGATAATTCCGTATTACACTGGCTCAATCGAAACCAAATCATATTCTTTATCTGAATTTAGCGAAAAAAGTTATGACTCAGAAGAAAAAAGGAATCGGTTGAGCGAGTTAAATCTCATTAAAGATAAAATGGTCCCTTAG
- a CDS encoding DUF2878 family protein yields the protein MFLLFLSLGGVTLYSINGGKKSENKFKAIVAISHGVGLLLLLVAGFGLMKFRDISHSALPVWIILKIVIWLAFGGLLTLAYKNAKYAKILWFVFPIMGLFAAYLAFYQPS from the coding sequence ATGTTTCTTTTATTTTTGTCATTAGGTGGAGTAACCCTTTATTCCATCAATGGTGGAAAAAAGTCAGAAAACAAATTCAAAGCCATTGTTGCGATCTCTCACGGAGTTGGTTTACTTTTGTTGCTTGTTGCTGGTTTTGGACTCATGAAATTCCGGGATATTTCTCACTCAGCTCTTCCAGTTTGGATCATCTTGAAGATTGTCATCTGGCTTGCGTTTGGTGGTCTACTGACTTTAGCATATAAAAATGCAAAATATGCAAAAATCCTATGGTTTGTATTCCCCATTATGGGACTTTTTGCTGCTTATTTAGCATTTTACCAACCAAGCTAA
- a CDS encoding ATP-binding protein: METDPGYRPLIPPNQNTLLLLRGIPGSGKSTLANQIAKTNGAPIFSIDSYFENDKGEYHFDYTKNHLAYKDCESKTKDALEQGVPFVIVDNTFTLEWEMKPYEDLAKKYGYLYSVVTVENRHGGKNNHQIPEEQIEKMKAKYKVVL, encoded by the coding sequence ATGGAGACAGATCCAGGCTATCGTCCACTCATACCACCCAATCAAAATACTTTGTTACTATTAAGAGGTATTCCGGGTTCTGGGAAATCAACACTTGCCAATCAAATCGCAAAAACAAACGGTGCTCCCATATTTTCAATCGATTCCTATTTTGAAAATGATAAGGGTGAATACCATTTTGATTATACCAAAAACCATTTGGCGTATAAGGATTGTGAATCAAAAACAAAGGATGCTTTGGAACAAGGAGTTCCCTTTGTCATTGTTGATAATACATTTACATTAGAATGGGAAATGAAACCTTACGAAGATTTGGCGAAAAAGTATGGGTATTTGTATTCTGTTGTCACAGTCGAAAATCGACATGGCGGAAAAAACAACCATCAAATTCCAGAGGAACAAATCGAGAAAATGAAAGCTAAGTATAAGGTGGTTTTATAG
- a CDS encoding RNA recognition motif domain-containing protein, with protein sequence MSVNIYVGNLSYDMTEGKLNELFSAHGAVTSAKIITDQYSGRSKGFGFIEMKDGKEADNAIKDLNGKNILNREMKVNIAKPKTNNWR encoded by the coding sequence ATGTCAGTAAACATTTATGTTGGCAACCTTTCTTACGATATGACTGAAGGAAAACTCAATGAGCTTTTTTCAGCACACGGTGCAGTAACTTCTGCAAAAATCATCACTGATCAGTATTCTGGTCGTTCTAAAGGTTTCGGATTCATCGAAATGAAAGACGGAAAAGAAGCTGACAACGCGATCAAAGATCTTAACGGAAAAAACATCCTTAACCGTGAGATGAAAGTTAACATCGCAAAACCTAAGACTAACAACTGGAGATAA
- a CDS encoding FKBP-type peptidyl-prolyl cis-trans isomerase — protein MNMSKTISKGMVVGFSYHLKNAQGETLDQSDEPLLYLHGWQNIIPGLEKELEGLVNGDSKNVTVPPEEGYGTYNEALIFQVPKTELPPEAELEVGMEFQTDTPEGRMILYLQEVRDADVILNGNHPLAGETLHFDVTIKSIREATEEEKQHGHVHGPGGHHHH, from the coding sequence ATCAATATGTCAAAAACGATCAGCAAAGGAATGGTTGTAGGATTTTCCTATCACCTAAAGAACGCCCAGGGAGAAACTCTGGACCAATCAGATGAACCGCTATTATACCTCCACGGCTGGCAAAATATCATCCCTGGACTGGAAAAAGAATTAGAAGGTCTTGTGAATGGTGATTCAAAAAATGTCACTGTACCACCTGAAGAAGGTTATGGGACATATAACGAAGCACTCATTTTCCAAGTTCCCAAAACAGAACTTCCACCTGAAGCGGAATTAGAAGTTGGTATGGAATTCCAAACAGATACTCCAGAAGGTAGAATGATTCTATATCTCCAAGAAGTAAGAGATGCAGATGTGATATTGAACGGCAATCACCCGTTAGCTGGCGAAACCCTTCATTTTGATGTCACCATCAAATCCATTCGCGAAGCAACCGAAGAAGAAAAACAACACGGACACGTACATGGCCCAGGTGGACACCACCACCACTAA
- a CDS encoding Na/Pi cotransporter family protein, whose amino-acid sequence MNWPLLIQVLGGLGVFIYGMKLLSESLQRVAGDRLRSFLSSMTRNRVSAVFSGLFITSTIQSSSATTVLVVGFVNAGLISLAQAIGVIMGANIGTTITAWIVSFLGFKFNIASFALPAIAAGVVLNFSRKESRSGWGSFLIGFGFLFLGLDYLKSSVPDSAKDPESFVFLQQFTNMGFNSILLFVLIGALLTIVIQSSSASTTITITLAFSGYIPIDAAYGMILGENIGTTITANLAAIPGNRNAKKAALAHTLFNVFGVLWALLFFKIFTGIVDDLIPGDPLTDKESTRFHISLFHTMFNITNTLILIWFVNTISKVVSAIVDGLASKTGKEKDSIRLLQAGTVKTTELAMVELVEFTKKIIRDTYDFLRLTEQILLQPYDAARIGQVLKKEEELDQVRTEVLTYLNQVQESGITGNYAKDVLGIMERVKAVEEMGDNFASIARKIRKSHRQKVSFDKNFANSVKDQMDLLKHHYDILLVNLEQSETFDILGNPQVRNQSREYRFQMIRSIKKNESKVKKKKYQKKDNLLPALLYRDISRNLDNISRLLNAAIYADV is encoded by the coding sequence ATGAATTGGCCGTTACTCATTCAAGTTTTAGGCGGGCTCGGGGTTTTCATCTATGGGATGAAATTACTCAGTGAGTCCTTACAACGTGTGGCAGGAGATAGACTTCGTTCCTTTCTCTCTTCCATGACACGAAATCGTGTGTCTGCTGTTTTCAGCGGATTATTCATTACCTCAACCATTCAATCTAGTTCAGCGACCACTGTCCTTGTTGTTGGTTTTGTCAATGCTGGTTTGATTTCTCTGGCACAAGCCATTGGTGTCATCATGGGAGCCAATATTGGTACTACGATCACAGCATGGATTGTTTCCTTTTTGGGATTCAAATTTAACATTGCATCCTTCGCTTTACCAGCCATTGCCGCAGGAGTTGTGCTTAACTTCTCGAGAAAAGAAAGTCGATCGGGTTGGGGAAGTTTTCTCATCGGATTTGGATTTTTATTTTTGGGGTTGGACTACTTAAAATCTTCGGTACCTGATAGTGCAAAAGACCCAGAGAGTTTTGTTTTCTTACAACAATTCACAAACATGGGATTTAATTCGATCTTGTTGTTTGTTTTGATTGGAGCTTTGTTAACAATTGTTATCCAATCTTCTTCTGCTTCCACAACAATCACCATTACTCTCGCATTTTCCGGTTATATTCCAATTGATGCAGCCTATGGTATGATCCTTGGTGAAAACATCGGAACAACCATCACCGCCAATTTAGCGGCCATTCCAGGGAATCGAAATGCCAAAAAAGCGGCTCTAGCACATACATTGTTCAATGTGTTTGGTGTGTTATGGGCTCTGCTTTTCTTTAAAATTTTCACAGGAATCGTTGATGATTTGATTCCTGGTGATCCACTCACGGATAAAGAATCTACAAGATTTCACATTTCTTTATTCCATACAATGTTTAACATCACTAACACTCTCATTCTCATTTGGTTTGTGAATACCATTTCCAAAGTAGTGAGTGCGATCGTAGATGGTCTTGCATCCAAAACTGGAAAAGAAAAAGATTCCATTCGATTGTTGCAAGCAGGAACTGTGAAAACAACAGAACTTGCAATGGTAGAACTCGTAGAATTCACGAAAAAAATCATTCGTGATACATATGATTTCCTCCGATTGACCGAACAAATTTTACTCCAACCGTATGATGCTGCAAGGATCGGACAAGTTCTCAAAAAAGAAGAAGAACTCGATCAAGTGAGAACCGAAGTGTTAACTTACTTGAACCAAGTCCAAGAATCAGGGATCACTGGTAATTACGCAAAAGATGTATTAGGGATTATGGAAAGAGTGAAAGCTGTGGAAGAGATGGGAGATAATTTTGCATCAATCGCAAGAAAAATCCGTAAATCACACAGACAAAAAGTTTCTTTCGACAAAAACTTTGCAAACTCTGTAAAAGACCAAATGGACTTACTCAAACACCATTACGACATCTTACTTGTGAACTTGGAACAAAGTGAAACATTTGATATCCTTGGGAATCCACAAGTGCGTAACCAAAGTCGTGAGTATCGTTTCCAAATGATTCGATCTATCAAAAAGAATGAATCCAAAGTGAAGAAGAAAAAGTACCAGAAAAAAGACAATCTGTTACCTGCCCTTCTTTACCGAGATATTTCCAGAAACTTAGATAATATTTCAAGGTTACTCAATGCAGCCATTTATGCGGACGTTTAG